In one window of Engystomops pustulosus unplaced genomic scaffold, aEngPut4.maternal MAT_SCAFFOLD_225, whole genome shotgun sequence DNA:
- the NRIP2 gene encoding nuclear receptor-interacting protein 2 gives MSYQRTPPGPEDDTRLRCSPKKEQDFRGSAILHQQRRLKQATQFVHKDSADLLPLDQLRRLGTSKDLQPHCVIQRRLMGGSPIKETSRLAQGLHLCGQGAQSPNEETTPPEVHNEDPNPVPNPLQQPTKQPEEPVVEGWRGHVPLVPCKVGARDVCAKLSTERRENLISKSCVKNLGLQATNGPQESIMVDVQLGGATLTCKAVIVEEDAVEFCLGLETLISLQTCIDLERGVLKTPTQEIPFMNCPGQPPSTAAMTDL, from the exons ATGAGCTACCAGAGGACACCCCCCGGGCCTGAGGATGACACCCGTCTAAGATGTTCCCCCAAAAAAGAGCAGGACTTCCGGGGTTCAGCCATACTGCACCAGCAGAGGCGCCTCAAACAAGCCACTCAGTTTGTACACAAGGATTCGGCAGATCTGCTGCCCCTGGACCAGCTGCGGAGACTGGGCACCTCCAAGGACCTG CAACCTCACTGTGTCATCCAGAGGCGTCTCATGGGAGGGAGCCCGATTAAGGAAACCAGCCGATTAGCGCAGGGCCTGCACCTCTGTGGACAGGGGGCCCAATCCCCTAATGAAGAGACAACACCCCCTGAGGTACACAATGAAGACCCAAATCCAGTACCTAATCCGCTGCAGCAGCCTACCAAACAACCTGAGGAGCCGGTGGTGGAGGGCTGGAGAGGACATGTCCCCCTGGTCCCCTGTAAG GTTGGTGCCAGGGACGTTTGTGCCAAGTTGTCCACTGAACGGCGAGAAAACCTCATCTCTAAATCCTGTGTGAAAAACCTGGG ATTACAGGCCACAAACGGTCCCCAGGAGTCGATAATGGTGGACGTACAACTGGGCGGAGCAACGCTGACCTGTAAAGCTGTGATTGTAG AGGAGGACGCTGTGGAGTTCTGTTTGGGACTGGAGACACTGATATCCCTCCAG ACTTGCATCGACTTGGAGCGCGGTGTCCTGAAGACCCCAACCCAAGAGATACCATTCATGAACTGCCCCGGGCAGCCCCCCAGCACCGCAGCGATGACCGATCTGTAG